In one Thioclava sp. ES.031 genomic region, the following are encoded:
- a CDS encoding DNA recombination protein RmuC codes for MIQLGDMTLTLNDPLTLGLLLGCAALVILLILMVAMLRAAGRQTRAMDPMVGQMNLLAQRVQSLSDGQQQLSGGLHHVSEAQAASQTKVLALMEQRLAEVSRGMSESLHGTATRTARSLGDLHQRLEAIDKAQANIEKLSGNVLGLQDILSNKQTRGAFGEIQLHDIVGKALPSDSFTMQATLSNGKRADCLIHLPNPPGPIVIDSKFPLEAYEALRRADTQWERQEASRAMKTAVRAHIKAISEKYILEGETADGALMFLPSEAVYAELHANFPELVREGFAAKVWIVSPTTCMATLNTMRAVLKDARMREQAGAIRKELAALYSDVDRLGTRVENLDRHFGQAAKDISEIKISAEKAGKRARRLDNFDFEELAPDTAAQPLLVSTAEKKA; via the coding sequence ATGATCCAGCTTGGCGATATGACCCTGACCCTGAACGACCCGCTGACGCTCGGCCTTCTGCTCGGCTGCGCGGCACTTGTTATCCTGCTGATCCTGATGGTCGCCATGCTGCGTGCTGCGGGCCGTCAGACCCGTGCGATGGACCCGATGGTCGGCCAGATGAACCTTCTCGCTCAGCGGGTGCAAAGCCTCTCGGACGGGCAGCAACAGTTGTCCGGCGGGCTGCATCACGTCTCCGAGGCGCAGGCCGCGAGCCAGACCAAGGTACTCGCTCTGATGGAACAGCGCCTGGCCGAGGTTTCGCGCGGCATGTCGGAAAGCCTGCACGGCACCGCCACCCGCACAGCGCGCTCGCTGGGAGATCTGCATCAGCGACTGGAGGCGATCGACAAGGCGCAGGCCAATATCGAGAAGCTTTCCGGCAATGTGCTGGGCCTGCAGGACATCCTTTCGAACAAGCAGACCCGTGGCGCTTTCGGAGAGATTCAGCTGCACGATATCGTCGGCAAGGCGCTGCCCTCGGACAGTTTCACGATGCAGGCGACGCTCTCGAACGGGAAGCGCGCGGATTGCCTGATCCATCTGCCGAACCCGCCCGGCCCCATCGTGATCGATAGCAAATTCCCGCTGGAAGCCTATGAGGCGCTGCGCCGCGCCGACACGCAATGGGAGCGCCAGGAGGCCAGCCGCGCGATGAAAACGGCGGTGCGCGCCCATATCAAGGCGATCTCGGAGAAATACATCCTCGAAGGCGAGACGGCGGACGGCGCGCTGATGTTCCTGCCCTCCGAGGCGGTCTATGCCGAGCTGCACGCGAATTTCCCCGAACTGGTGCGCGAAGGCTTTGCCGCGAAGGTCTGGATCGTCTCGCCCACGACCTGCATGGCGACGCTGAACACGATGCGCGCGGTGCTGAAAGATGCCCGGATGCGCGAACAGGCGGGCGCGATCCGAAAAGAGCTGGCCGCGCTTTATTCCGATGTCGACCGGCTCGGCACCCGTGTCGAAAACCTCGACCGGCATTTCGGGCAGGCGGCGAAAGACATTTCCGAGATCAAGATCTCTGCCGAGAAGGCCGGGAAACGCGCGCGTCGCCTCGACAATTTCGATTTCGAGGAGCTGGCCCCCGATACCGCCGCACAGCCGCTGCTCGTCTCGACCGCCGAAAAGAAGGCCTAA
- a CDS encoding aminodeoxychorismate synthase component I yields the protein MSDEVRFDRGPDDRPCRFRDPHEVIRADAPEDLPAAFAAITRAQAEGRWLAGFASYELGYCLSERLAPLLPENRDLPLLAFGVFDAPEDAPPPISENAPKIELGEPLWSEARYAEAFRAVHDYIGAGDCYQVNLTFPIPVTSDAAPEALYAALSSAGQVPHGADVALAGVRLLSRSPELFFRVEGGKIVTRPMKGTRPRGATPEEDAALKADLMGAEKDRAENLMIVDLLRNDISRICTPGSVKVPRLFEVETYRSVHQMISEIEGELVSGTHLPEILRAMFPCGSVTGAPKIRAMEIIRELEPDPRGIYCGAIGWAAPDGRMEFNVAIRTLMQTGPGQWRVNVGGGLVYDSTAHGEYEEALWKTRFLKI from the coding sequence ATGAGTGACGAGGTCCGTTTCGACAGGGGGCCGGACGATCGGCCCTGCCGCTTCCGCGACCCCCATGAGGTCATCCGCGCCGACGCGCCGGAGGATCTGCCCGCAGCTTTCGCGGCGATCACGCGCGCGCAGGCCGAGGGGCGATGGCTGGCGGGGTTCGCGTCCTACGAGCTGGGCTATTGTCTGAGCGAACGCCTCGCACCGCTCCTGCCCGAGAACCGCGATTTGCCGCTTCTGGCCTTCGGGGTTTTCGACGCGCCCGAGGATGCCCCGCCGCCGATCTCGGAGAACGCGCCGAAGATCGAGCTGGGCGAGCCGCTCTGGTCGGAGGCGCGCTATGCCGAGGCCTTCCGGGCGGTCCACGATTATATCGGCGCGGGTGATTGCTATCAGGTGAACCTGACTTTCCCGATCCCCGTGACGAGCGACGCCGCGCCCGAGGCGCTTTACGCCGCCCTGTCCAGCGCAGGCCAGGTCCCGCATGGGGCCGATGTCGCCCTGGCCGGGGTGCGGTTGCTGTCGCGCTCGCCCGAGCTGTTCTTCCGCGTCGAGGGTGGCAAGATCGTCACGCGGCCGATGAAGGGCACCCGCCCGCGCGGCGCGACGCCCGAAGAGGACGCCGCGCTGAAAGCCGATCTGATGGGGGCCGAGAAAGACCGCGCCGAGAACCTGATGATCGTCGATCTGCTGCGCAACGATATCTCGCGCATCTGCACGCCGGGCTCGGTCAAGGTGCCGCGCCTTTTCGAGGTCGAGACCTATCGCTCGGTTCACCAGATGATCTCGGAGATCGAGGGCGAACTGGTCTCCGGCACACATCTGCCCGAGATCTTGCGCGCGATGTTCCCCTGCGGTTCGGTCACCGGCGCGCCGAAGATCCGCGCGATGGAGATCATCCGCGAGCTGGAACCCGACCCGCGCGGCATCTATTGCGGCGCGATCGGCTGGGCCGCGCCCGATGGCCGGATGGAGTTCAACGTCGCGATCCGCACGCTGATGCAGACCGGCCCCGGCCAATGGCGGGTGAATGTCGGCGGCGGGCTGGTCTATGATTCCACCGCCCATGGCGAATATGAGGAAGCGCTTTGGAAAACCCGGTTCCTGAAAATCTGA
- a CDS encoding aminotransferase class IV family protein, translating to MENPVPENLKLIETFGWHPGEGIRRRARHVARLTRSAEQLGYPLDGEKLTAALATVSGDSPLRVRLTLDAKGALEITTAPLTPTTAWRLHISGVTLDSNDPMLRLKTTARAPYDAARAALPEGVDEAILLNERGELCEGTITNLFLKRDGTYLTPPCACGLLPGILREEMLETGAAREAVLRPEDLAQGEVFMGNSLRGLIPAQL from the coding sequence TTGGAAAACCCGGTTCCTGAAAATCTGAAGCTGATCGAGACCTTCGGCTGGCATCCCGGCGAAGGCATCCGCCGCCGCGCCCGCCATGTCGCCCGGCTGACGCGCAGCGCCGAACAGCTTGGTTATCCGCTCGACGGAGAGAAACTGACGGCGGCCCTCGCGACAGTTTCCGGCGACAGCCCGCTGCGGGTGCGCCTGACCCTCGACGCCAAGGGCGCGCTCGAGATCACTACTGCGCCGCTGACCCCGACAACCGCGTGGCGCCTCCATATCTCGGGCGTCACCCTCGACAGTAACGACCCGATGCTGCGCCTCAAGACCACGGCGCGCGCGCCCTACGATGCTGCCCGCGCCGCCCTGCCCGAGGGCGTGGACGAGGCGATCCTGCTCAACGAGCGCGGCGAGCTCTGCGAAGGCACGATCACCAATCTCTTCCTGAAACGCGACGGGACCTATCTGACCCCGCCGTGCGCCTGCGGCTTGCTGCCGGGCATCCTGCGCGAGGAGATGTTGGAGACAGGGGCCGCCCGCGAAGCCGTCCTGCGGCCCGAAGATCTGGCGCAAGGCGAGGTCTTCATGGGCAACTCCCTGCGCGGCCTGATCCCCGCGCAGTTATGA
- a CDS encoding DUF3775 domain-containing protein — MLTISPAKIAHVIIRARKFDADVPGSGQARELRAFIAALNEDEKASLTAVMWIGRDTYDASELDEAIATAKAEATAPTEDYLLGNPMLADHLEDGLNALGISLEEAEEDIYPTV; from the coding sequence ATGCTCACCATCAGCCCGGCGAAAATCGCCCATGTCATCATCCGCGCCCGCAAATTCGACGCGGACGTGCCCGGCTCGGGTCAGGCCCGCGAGCTGCGCGCCTTCATCGCTGCGCTGAACGAGGATGAAAAGGCATCGCTGACCGCGGTGATGTGGATCGGGCGCGACACCTATGACGCGTCGGAACTGGACGAGGCGATCGCCACCGCCAAAGCTGAAGCCACCGCGCCGACCGAGGATTACCTGCTGGGAAATCCGATGCTGGCCGATCATCTCGAAGACGGGCTGAATGCGCTCGGCATCTCGCTCGAAGAGGCCGAGGAAGACATCTACCCCACGGTCTAA
- a CDS encoding response regulator transcription factor: MASLKKVLLVDDDNDLREALAEQLVATDDFEVFEASNGHEAVDKAKSTLYDLVVLDVGLPDTDGRELCKKLRKSGVKCPVVMLTGHDTDADTILGLDSGANDYVTKPFKFPVLLARLRAQLRTHEQSEDAVFQLGPYTFKPAMKMLVDDKDRKVRLTEKETNILKFLYRATDGVVPRDVLLHEVWGYNAGVTTHTLETHIYRLRQKIEPDPSNARLLVTESGGYRLVA, from the coding sequence ATGGCATCATTGAAGAAGGTCCTTTTGGTTGACGATGACAACGATCTGCGCGAGGCGCTCGCCGAGCAGCTCGTCGCGACCGACGATTTCGAGGTCTTCGAGGCCAGCAATGGTCACGAAGCGGTAGATAAGGCGAAATCGACGCTTTACGACCTCGTCGTGCTGGATGTGGGCCTTCCCGATACCGATGGCCGCGAGCTGTGCAAGAAGCTGCGCAAGAGCGGCGTGAAATGCCCGGTCGTGATGCTGACCGGCCATGACACCGATGCCGACACGATCCTCGGCCTCGATTCCGGCGCCAACGACTACGTTACCAAACCCTTCAAGTTCCCGGTGCTTCTGGCCCGTCTGCGCGCCCAGCTGCGCACGCATGAACAGTCCGAAGACGCCGTCTTCCAGCTCGGCCCGTATACGTTCAAGCCCGCGATGAAGATGCTGGTGGACGACAAGGACCGCAAGGTGCGCCTGACCGAGAAGGAAACCAACATCCTCAAGTTCCTCTATCGTGCGACCGACGGCGTGGTGCCGCGCGATGTGCTGCTGCACGAGGTTTGGGGCTACAATGCGGGCGTCACCACCCACACGCTCGAGACGCATATCTATCGCCTGCGTCAGAAGATCGAGCCCGATCCCTCGAATGCGCGCCTGCTGGTGACGGAATCGGGCGGCTACCGTCTGGTGGCCTGA
- the ribA gene encoding GTP cyclohydrolase II: MTGNFSLGPSPAERLNRARADLRMGLPVLLSDHLTVAVETLSPERLAALRALGPLTLVLTARRAETLKARVYDADIARIEVPAEADLLWLRALADPADDLRVPMKGPLKALRGGDADLARAAIRLAKSAQLLPAALMVAAPNPAPTGLTCITAEEALAAADIPQAFAPVSAARVPMRAAEAGRLHIFRPDNGAEEHYAIEIGRPDRSKPVLARLHSACFTGDVLGSLKCDCGPQLDAALTLMGHEGAGILLYLNQEGRGIGLANKMRAYSLQDQGFDTVEANHRLGFEDDERDFRIGAALLRKLGFSQVRLLTNNPAKVAMLEANGIDVTERVPLKVGMSRHNENYLATKAAKSGHIL; this comes from the coding sequence ATGACCGGCAATTTTTCCCTCGGGCCGAGCCCGGCTGAACGACTGAATCGCGCCCGCGCCGATCTGCGCATGGGGCTGCCCGTTTTGCTGTCCGATCACCTCACCGTGGCGGTCGAGACGCTCTCGCCCGAGCGGCTGGCGGCGTTGCGCGCGCTGGGGCCGCTGACGCTGGTCCTGACCGCGCGCCGGGCCGAGACGCTGAAAGCGCGCGTCTATGACGCCGACATCGCCCGGATCGAGGTGCCCGCTGAGGCCGATCTGCTCTGGCTGCGCGCGCTCGCCGATCCGGCAGACGATCTGCGCGTGCCGATGAAAGGCCCGCTCAAGGCGCTCCGCGGCGGCGATGCGGACCTCGCCCGCGCCGCGATCCGGCTGGCGAAATCGGCGCAGCTTCTGCCCGCAGCGCTGATGGTCGCAGCGCCCAACCCTGCGCCGACGGGGCTGACCTGCATCACCGCCGAAGAGGCGCTTGCCGCCGCCGACATCCCGCAGGCTTTCGCGCCGGTCTCCGCCGCCCGCGTGCCGATGCGCGCCGCCGAAGCCGGTCGGCTGCATATCTTCCGCCCCGACAATGGCGCGGAGGAGCATTACGCGATCGAGATCGGTCGCCCGGATCGCTCCAAACCTGTCCTCGCACGTCTGCATTCGGCCTGCTTCACCGGCGACGTGCTGGGCTCGCTGAAATGCGATTGCGGCCCGCAGCTGGACGCAGCGCTGACGCTGATGGGACATGAGGGCGCGGGCATCCTGCTCTATCTCAATCAGGAAGGGCGCGGGATCGGGCTCGCCAACAAGATGCGCGCCTATTCGCTGCAAGATCAGGGATTCGATACGGTGGAGGCGAACCACCGCCTCGGCTTCGAAGATGACGAGCGCGATTTCCGCATCGGCGCGGCGCTGCTGCGCAAGCTCGGGTTTTCGCAGGTGCGGCTGTTGACCAACAACCCCGCCAAGGTGGCGATGCTGGAGGCCAATGGCATCGACGTGACCGAGCGCGTGCCGCTGAAGGTCGGCATGAGCCGCCATAACGAGAACTACCTCGCCACCAAGGCCGCGAAATCGGGGCATATCCTGTGA
- a CDS encoding L,D-transpeptidase, with protein sequence MRLTPTGLLFRGRRFPVEIGRGGVSGRKQEGDGATPSGRLHILRMFYRADRIVAPQDWAEPIGPRDLWCDASGDSAYNQLVRAPYPASHEAMRRADPLYDIVLVTDWNYPTAEAGKGSAIFLHQRRRAGYPTAGCLAFRRDHLIWIAQRIAPGEPLEIPLRLGGNILRGSGGGKPPALNARDKA encoded by the coding sequence ATGCGCCTCACGCCCACGGGCCTGCTGTTCCGCGGCCGCCGCTTCCCGGTCGAGATCGGCCGCGGCGGCGTCAGCGGCCGCAAGCAGGAGGGAGATGGCGCGACTCCTTCGGGGCGGCTGCATATCCTGCGGATGTTCTACCGCGCGGATCGGATCGTGGCGCCGCAAGACTGGGCCGAACCGATCGGCCCACGCGATCTGTGGTGCGACGCGTCCGGGGATTCGGCCTATAACCAACTGGTCCGCGCCCCCTACCCCGCCTCGCATGAGGCGATGCGGCGCGCCGATCCCCTCTACGACATCGTTCTGGTGACCGATTGGAACTATCCGACCGCGGAGGCAGGCAAAGGCTCGGCCATCTTCCTGCATCAGCGCCGCCGCGCGGGCTACCCGACTGCGGGCTGCCTCGCCTTCCGCCGCGATCACCTGATCTGGATCGCGCAGCGCATCGCACCGGGCGAGCCGCTGGAGATTCCGCTTCGGCTTGGCGGAAATATCCTCCGGGGGTCCGGGGGTGGAAAGCCCCCGGCGCTCAACGCCCGCGACAAAGCTTAG
- a CDS encoding YggS family pyridoxal phosphate-dependent enzyme, whose translation MGLSEIQARIAKAESKSGRDAGSVKLIAVSKVQPAERVEAVLREGHRLFGENYVQEAQGKWPAWREEFPGCEVHMIGPLQSNKAKLAVELFEAIHTLDRPSLGKKLANLAQARGASPDLFIQVNTGCEPQKAGVLPDDLDAFVADMRGKDLPVVGLMCIPPESEDPAPHFAMLGEMAARNGLDGLSMGMSSDFEKAIAAGATHVRVGSAIFGARDYS comes from the coding sequence ATGGGACTGAGCGAGATTCAGGCGCGGATCGCGAAAGCGGAATCAAAGAGCGGGCGCGATGCGGGATCGGTGAAGCTGATCGCTGTCTCGAAGGTTCAGCCCGCCGAGCGGGTCGAGGCGGTTCTGCGCGAAGGCCATCGGCTGTTCGGCGAAAACTACGTGCAGGAAGCGCAGGGCAAATGGCCCGCCTGGCGCGAGGAATTTCCCGGCTGTGAAGTCCATATGATCGGACCGCTACAATCCAACAAGGCGAAGCTCGCCGTGGAGCTGTTCGAGGCGATTCACACGCTCGACCGGCCCTCGCTGGGCAAGAAGCTGGCCAATCTGGCACAGGCGCGCGGCGCCTCACCCGATCTTTTCATTCAGGTCAATACCGGGTGCGAGCCGCAAAAGGCGGGCGTGCTACCCGATGATCTCGACGCTTTCGTGGCGGATATGCGCGGCAAAGACCTGCCGGTCGTCGGTCTGATGTGCATTCCCCCCGAATCCGAGGACCCCGCGCCGCATTTCGCGATGCTGGGTGAGATGGCCGCGCGCAACGGGCTCGACGGCCTGTCGATGGGGATGAGTTCCGATTTCGAGAAAGCGATCGCGGCCGGCGCGACCCATGTGCGTGTGGGCTCGGCGATCTTCGGCGCGCGCGACTATTCCTAA
- a CDS encoding porin, which yields MKKVLFATTALVFSAGIAAAEVSVGGDGRMGVVYNGSDWNFSSRVRVSFTMSGTTDGGLEFGGSMRADQATAATAGTAASVYISGAFGKLSMGDVVGASEALFGDFYEVGYQDLSSNNTGTGTVGTLGLSNDILYLTGDNGGVVGSNATTQNSGPNLLYTGTFGAFSVAASMSDGKAGTSSVDQEYALAGAYTFGNYTVGLGYEAVDGQGTNMDMDMVTLAGVAQFGNTSVKAAVAHRGKDVDMDWYGIGASSVFGATTVGGYVQHIEDNNAAAGTDDSVTWYGLGAEYDLGGGATIKGGVADNDISGSDMVADLGIKFSF from the coding sequence ATGAAAAAGGTTCTCTTCGCGACGACCGCGCTCGTGTTCTCGGCTGGCATCGCTGCCGCTGAGGTCTCGGTTGGCGGCGACGGCCGCATGGGTGTCGTGTACAACGGCTCCGACTGGAACTTCTCGAGCCGTGTCCGCGTCTCGTTCACCATGTCGGGCACCACCGACGGTGGCCTGGAATTCGGCGGCTCCATGCGCGCTGACCAAGCGACCGCCGCTACCGCTGGCACCGCTGCTTCGGTCTACATCTCCGGCGCATTCGGCAAGCTCTCGATGGGCGACGTTGTCGGCGCTTCGGAAGCTCTGTTCGGCGACTTCTACGAAGTTGGCTATCAAGACCTGTCCTCGAACAACACCGGCACCGGCACCGTCGGTACGCTGGGTCTCTCGAACGACATCCTGTACCTGACCGGCGACAACGGCGGTGTGGTTGGTTCGAACGCGACCACTCAAAACTCGGGTCCGAACCTGCTGTACACTGGCACCTTCGGTGCGTTCTCGGTCGCAGCGTCGATGTCGGACGGCAAAGCCGGCACCAGCTCGGTTGACCAGGAATACGCTCTTGCTGGCGCGTACACCTTCGGCAACTACACCGTTGGTCTCGGCTACGAAGCCGTTGACGGTCAGGGCACCAACATGGACATGGACATGGTCACCCTCGCCGGTGTGGCGCAGTTCGGTAACACTTCGGTCAAAGCTGCCGTCGCTCACCGCGGCAAAGACGTTGACATGGATTGGTACGGCATCGGTGCTTCGTCGGTCTTCGGCGCGACCACCGTTGGTGGCTACGTTCAGCACATCGAAGATAACAACGCAGCGGCTGGTACCGACGACAGCGTGACCTGGTACGGTCTCGGCGCTGAGTACGACCTCGGCGGCGGTGCGACCATCAAGGGTGGCGTTGCTGACAACGACATCTCGGGTTCGGACATGGTTGCCGACCTCGGCATCAAGTTCTCGTTCTAA
- a CDS encoding DUF3576 domain-containing protein — translation MTSRTLLKRTAILGVCLVLAGCGKGISSGNIFSGSGGTPAQRDANQLDHLSGSNEAVIDGPTRQAQKKSTVWDLFGNKGDPNITVEVNKYLWQASLEVLDFLPIQEVDPFSGVIVTGYGTPPGGGRAYKATVYVTDPALDARSLKVSIRTRGGAVSADTQRAVENAILTRARQLRVRDSQL, via the coding sequence ATGACTTCCAGAACCCTTTTGAAACGCACGGCAATTCTGGGCGTGTGCCTCGTGCTCGCAGGTTGCGGCAAGGGTATCTCGAGCGGCAACATCTTCTCGGGTAGCGGTGGCACCCCCGCGCAGCGCGATGCCAACCAGCTCGACCACCTGTCCGGCTCGAACGAAGCCGTGATCGACGGCCCGACGCGTCAGGCGCAAAAGAAATCCACCGTTTGGGACCTCTTCGGCAACAAGGGCGACCCGAACATCACCGTCGAGGTGAACAAGTATCTCTGGCAGGCTTCGCTCGAAGTGCTCGATTTCCTTCCGATTCAAGAGGTTGACCCCTTCTCCGGCGTCATCGTGACCGGCTACGGCACCCCGCCGGGCGGCGGCCGCGCCTATAAGGCCACGGTTTACGTCACCGATCCGGCGCTTGATGCCCGCTCGCTCAAAGTGTCGATCCGCACCCGGGGCGGCGCGGTTTCCGCCGATACGCAGCGCGCCGTGGAGAACGCGATTCTCACCCGCGCACGTCAGCTGCGGGTCCGCGACTCGCAACTCTGA